The following proteins are encoded in a genomic region of Terriglobales bacterium:
- a CDS encoding universal stress protein, whose product MPTLEATRTSTKISVKNVLFATDFSEASRQALPYAMAICRHYGSTLHALHVIPEMVYPLAPRMMAPIAATPTYEAVRQEAQGELRRMAIRLGHIPNHSHIRTGSVWQAVSEIILKENIDLLIIGTHGRTGVGKLLVGSVAEEIFRQAPCPVLTVGPNVSGKARLPMLGGESLNVAPIYVEIGEILYATDFRSKTPAAAAFAVSLAQEFQSHLTLLHVIEKHEDYGTPGPVDWTLSRLSELVPDDADLWCSPEPVVKYGSPADCILQTASERSADLIVLGARPADGHMGAAIHLPWATAHRVIAHAACPVLTVRG is encoded by the coding sequence GTGCCAACTCTCGAAGCGACGAGGACCAGTACCAAGATTTCTGTGAAGAACGTGTTATTTGCCACTGATTTTTCCGAAGCCTCCCGCCAAGCTCTCCCCTATGCCATGGCGATTTGCCGTCATTACGGCAGCACGCTGCATGCGCTCCATGTCATACCGGAAATGGTTTACCCACTGGCGCCCAGAATGATGGCGCCAATTGCCGCTACACCGACCTATGAGGCCGTACGCCAGGAAGCGCAAGGGGAACTCAGGCGCATGGCAATTCGCCTGGGGCATATTCCCAACCATAGTCACATCCGCACTGGGAGCGTATGGCAGGCAGTTTCGGAGATCATTCTCAAGGAAAATATTGATCTTCTGATCATCGGCACCCACGGTCGCACCGGGGTAGGCAAGTTGCTGGTCGGCTCTGTGGCCGAAGAGATATTTCGCCAGGCGCCGTGCCCCGTGCTGACCGTCGGGCCGAACGTTTCCGGGAAAGCCCGCTTGCCAATGCTGGGAGGCGAAAGCCTTAACGTTGCGCCAATTTACGTTGAAATCGGTGAAATTCTCTACGCCACCGACTTCCGATCAAAAACGCCGGCTGCGGCGGCTTTCGCCGTGTCCCTGGCACAAGAATTTCAAAGCCACCTCACGCTGTTGCACGTCATAGAGAAGCACGAGGATTACGGAACACCAGGGCCAGTGGATTGGACGTTGAGCCGGTTGAGTGAACTCGTGCCCGATGATGCTGATCTGTGGTGCTCACCCGAACCGGTCGTCAAGTATGGCTCACCTGCCGATTGCATCCTGCAGACCGCCTCTGAAAGAAGTGCGGATCTGATCGTGCTCGGCGCGCGGCCTGCGGACGGCCACATGGGTGCCGCCATCCATCTTCCCTGGGCAACGGCGCACCGAGTGATTGCGCACGCCGCCTGCCCGGTGCTGACGGTTCGTGGTTGA